In one Neobacillus sp. CF12 genomic region, the following are encoded:
- a CDS encoding enoyl-CoA hydratase, with protein sequence MSINFVTDKVKVRVNGRVATVEMNRPESLNALDVDMIKGLVSKLKEISESDDIDVVVLTGNGRAFSAGGDIKTMLSDLNESEFFPVMDCISELVVTLYSIPKLTISAVNGAAAGIGLSLALATDHIIADSKSKLAMNFIGIGLIPDGGAHYFLEKRLGELKAKQVIWDGKMMKAEEALEIGLIQEVSDNLKETLEARISDWLKRPVQAMIKTKKILADSNRPQLLKILELEKQGQLKMRRTFDHQEGIRAFIEKRPAKFIGK encoded by the coding sequence GTGAGTATTAATTTTGTAACAGATAAGGTAAAGGTGAGGGTAAACGGTCGGGTTGCAACGGTGGAAATGAATAGACCGGAATCATTAAATGCACTAGATGTGGACATGATAAAGGGGTTAGTTTCTAAACTAAAAGAAATATCTGAATCAGATGACATTGACGTAGTTGTATTAACAGGTAACGGTAGAGCTTTCTCGGCAGGCGGCGATATTAAAACAATGCTTTCCGACTTGAATGAAAGCGAATTCTTCCCAGTTATGGATTGTATTAGTGAATTAGTTGTTACTCTTTATAGTATCCCAAAATTGACAATAAGCGCCGTAAATGGTGCGGCTGCAGGGATTGGGCTAAGTTTGGCATTGGCTACTGATCACATTATTGCAGACAGTAAGAGCAAATTGGCAATGAATTTCATTGGGATTGGATTAATACCTGATGGTGGTGCTCACTACTTTTTAGAAAAGAGATTGGGCGAACTAAAGGCAAAGCAGGTAATATGGGACGGGAAAATGATGAAAGCGGAGGAAGCCTTAGAAATAGGGCTAATCCAGGAAGTTTCCGATAATCTAAAAGAAACGTTAGAAGCAAGGATCTCTGACTGGCTGAAACGTCCAGTGCAGGCCATGATAAAAACGAAAAAAATATTAGCAGATAGCAACCGCCCACAATTGCTTAAGATATTAGAACTAGAAAAACAAGGTCAATTAAAAATGCGGCGAACCTTCGACCACCAAGAAGGAATTAGGGCATTTATAGAAAAGAGACCAGCAAAGTTTATCGGAAAGTAA
- a CDS encoding long-chain fatty acid--CoA ligase, whose protein sequence is MMQTPLTMTQMIERAEKYFPKKQVVSRTSSGIHRFTYKQIGERTRRLADSLKKLGVEKGDRVGTLAWNHHRHLEAYFAIPCIGAVLHTINIRLSPQHISYIINHAEDSILLVDPDLIPLLETCAAQLKSVKAYVIMTDDKVLPETKLSPIYHYEDLLAEANPNFTYPEDIEENDPAGMCYTSATTGNPKGVVYSHRGIFLHSMALGLADSAAMSEKDIALPVVPMFHANAWGMPFAAVWFGTSLVLPGPYFTPKLLAELIESEKVTITAGVPTIWLGLLKELDEGSYDLSSLRGVLCGGSAAPKGMIKAFEQRHNVPFLHAYGMTETSPLVVISTLKSYQENLDYEERLEIRAKQGVLVPGLSIKVVGKDGEVAWDGKEMGELCIKGPWIASEYYKDERTLDAFRNGWLHTGDVVTIDEEGFVKIVDRTKDLIKSGGEWISSVDLENALMAHESVFEAAVVAVPHEQWQERPVACVVLKDAYKDKVTKEELMAFLTPQFAKWWLPDEILFLEEIPKTSVGKFLKMTLREQVQKEVLRK, encoded by the coding sequence ATGATGCAAACGCCATTAACAATGACACAGATGATTGAGAGAGCAGAAAAGTATTTTCCAAAAAAACAAGTAGTTTCTAGAACATCAAGCGGCATCCATCGTTTTACGTATAAACAAATCGGTGAAAGAACTAGAAGACTAGCAGATAGTCTAAAAAAACTAGGAGTAGAAAAAGGTGATAGGGTAGGAACACTAGCCTGGAATCATCATCGCCACTTAGAAGCATATTTTGCAATTCCATGTATCGGTGCTGTTCTTCATACGATTAACATTCGACTTTCTCCGCAGCATATTTCCTATATTATCAATCATGCAGAAGATAGTATCCTCTTAGTAGACCCAGACCTGATTCCATTACTTGAAACATGTGCAGCACAACTAAAAAGCGTTAAAGCATATGTGATTATGACAGATGACAAGGTACTTCCTGAAACCAAGCTTTCTCCAATCTATCATTACGAAGATCTTTTAGCTGAAGCAAATCCTAATTTTACCTATCCTGAAGATATAGAAGAAAATGATCCAGCTGGGATGTGCTATACCTCTGCGACAACTGGAAATCCAAAAGGAGTTGTATACTCTCATAGAGGGATTTTCCTTCATAGTATGGCGTTAGGACTTGCCGATAGTGCTGCAATGAGTGAAAAAGACATTGCGTTACCAGTTGTGCCAATGTTCCATGCCAACGCATGGGGAATGCCATTTGCTGCTGTATGGTTTGGGACATCCTTAGTGTTGCCAGGACCCTATTTTACACCAAAACTACTAGCTGAACTTATAGAAAGTGAAAAGGTAACGATTACAGCAGGTGTTCCAACGATTTGGCTGGGATTATTAAAAGAACTTGATGAGGGCTCATATGATCTTAGTAGTTTAAGAGGAGTACTCTGTGGCGGCTCAGCAGCGCCAAAAGGGATGATCAAGGCATTTGAACAGCGCCATAACGTACCATTCTTACATGCCTATGGGATGACTGAAACGAGCCCGCTTGTCGTTATTTCCACTTTAAAGAGCTATCAAGAAAATTTAGATTATGAGGAAAGACTAGAAATTAGAGCGAAACAAGGTGTTCTAGTTCCGGGCTTAAGTATAAAAGTAGTCGGCAAGGACGGAGAAGTGGCTTGGGATGGTAAGGAGATGGGTGAATTATGCATAAAGGGTCCTTGGATTGCCTCTGAGTATTATAAGGATGAGAGAACACTAGATGCATTTCGTAATGGCTGGCTTCACACTGGAGATGTTGTAACGATCGACGAGGAAGGCTTTGTAAAAATTGTCGACCGTACCAAGGATTTAATCAAGAGTGGTGGTGAATGGATTTCATCCGTCGATTTAGAAAATGCCTTGATGGCTCATGAATCAGTGTTTGAGGCAGCAGTTGTAGCAGTCCCGCACGAACAATGGCAGGAAAGACCGGTTGCTTGTGTCGTGTTAAAAGACGCCTATAAAGATAAGGTGACAAAGGAAGAGCTAATGGCATTTTTAACACCACAATTTGCTAAGTGGTGGCTCCCTGATGAAATCTTATTCTTAGAGGAAATTCCGAAGACCTCTGTAGGGAAGTTTTTAAAGATGACCTTACGCGAGCAAGTGCAAAAGGAAGTATTAAGAAAGTAA
- a CDS encoding coproporphyrinogen III oxidase, giving the protein MRISILGLEDERFNRMLQLIGNLFFEETEIIKVKDDAADIMINFSLVENDFISVSAVLNDKEGQSFTESYKKEFLPSQSEKEKFKQIKNAVAHVYLVLLQNWTGITQKWGILTGIRPTKLLHRKVQEGVPQEIAHQQLKDDYLITDEKINLMQQIVDRQLAIVPDLYDLQKEVSIYIGIPFCPTKCAYCTFPAYAINGRQGSVDSFLGGLHYEIREMGEWLKTNGVRITTVYYGGGTPTSITAEEMDMLYEEMYASFPDVENIREITVEAGRPDTITPEKLEVLKKWKIDRISINPQSYTQETLKAIGRHHTVKETIDKYHLAREMGMNNINMDLIIGLPGEGMTEFTHSLAETEKLMPESLTVHTLSFKRASEMTKNKDKYKVADRNEVEQMMNLATKWTDSHGYVPYYLYRQKNILGNLENVGYAFPNQESIYNIMIMEEQQTIIGLGCGAASKFIDLKTGKITQFANPKDPKTYNESYKAYTEEKIKILDELFS; this is encoded by the coding sequence GTGAGAATTAGTATTTTAGGTTTAGAAGATGAACGTTTTAATCGGATGTTGCAGCTCATCGGAAACTTATTTTTTGAAGAAACAGAGATTATAAAAGTAAAAGATGATGCTGCTGATATAATGATAAATTTTTCTTTAGTGGAAAACGACTTTATTAGTGTTTCTGCTGTTTTGAACGATAAAGAAGGACAATCCTTTACGGAGAGCTACAAAAAAGAATTCCTTCCGTCTCAATCAGAGAAGGAAAAATTTAAGCAGATAAAGAATGCCGTTGCACATGTTTATTTAGTGCTTTTACAGAATTGGACAGGAATTACCCAAAAGTGGGGGATTCTTACTGGTATCAGACCGACAAAGCTTTTACATCGTAAAGTCCAAGAGGGTGTGCCACAAGAAATTGCCCACCAGCAATTGAAGGATGATTATCTGATTACAGATGAAAAAATCAATCTGATGCAGCAAATTGTAGACAGGCAGCTGGCCATTGTTCCTGATCTGTATGACCTGCAAAAAGAAGTCAGCATATATATAGGGATTCCATTCTGCCCAACAAAATGTGCCTACTGTACATTTCCAGCCTATGCGATAAACGGTAGACAAGGTTCAGTTGATTCGTTCTTAGGTGGCCTTCATTATGAAATCAGGGAAATGGGTGAATGGTTGAAGACAAACGGTGTACGGATCACAACCGTTTACTATGGTGGTGGGACACCTACTAGTATTACTGCAGAAGAAATGGATATGCTCTACGAGGAAATGTATGCTTCATTCCCAGATGTTGAGAATATACGTGAGATTACAGTTGAAGCAGGGCGTCCGGATACAATCACCCCTGAAAAATTAGAGGTATTAAAGAAATGGAAGATTGATCGGATTAGTATAAATCCACAATCCTATACACAAGAAACATTAAAAGCAATTGGGCGCCATCACACGGTAAAAGAAACGATTGATAAGTACCATCTAGCAAGAGAAATGGGCATGAACAATATTAACATGGATCTTATTATTGGTCTTCCTGGTGAAGGGATGACCGAATTTACCCATTCACTTGCGGAAACAGAAAAGTTGATGCCGGAATCATTAACTGTTCATACATTATCCTTTAAACGTGCTTCTGAGATGACGAAGAACAAAGATAAATATAAAGTGGCAGATCGGAATGAAGTGGAACAAATGATGAACTTAGCAACAAAGTGGACAGACAGTCATGGTTATGTTCCCTATTATCTCTACCGGCAAAAAAATATTCTTGGTAATCTTGAGAATGTCGGCTATGCGTTCCCAAATCAAGAAAGCATCTATAATATCATGATAATGGAAGAGCAGCAGACGATTATTGGTCTTGGGTGCGGAGCGGCAAGTAAATTTATTGATCTGAAAACAGGAAAAATTACTCAGTTTGCCAATCCGAAAGATCCAAAAACATATAATGAAAGTTATAAAGCCTATACCGAAGAAAAAATAAAAATATTAGATGAACTATTCTCTTAA
- a CDS encoding ABC transporter permease: MNKFWIILFHTYLSKIKTKSFLITTLLTLLITVALTNMSNIIEVFDKGGDKEKVAVLDETGQLYQPLKEQMSTLNKNLQLTEFDGTDKEAEKAVEEGEYTGFVQLRYNAEQLPEATYKAMSVAESAIFTDLQAGLQQMKTMLAASKINLTPEQLGQLYEPVSFEKIALEENAKTEEELNQARGLVYVLLFIIYFAVIMYANMIAMEVATEKSSRVMEIMISSVSPIKQMFAKILGIGLLSLTQLAVLLSVGYFSIKRNLSSLEGGFFDAFGFGNISLSTIAYAVIFFILGYFLYATLAAFLGSLVSRIEDVQQMITPMTLLVVAGFMIAMFGLGKPDSPFIVITSYIPFFTPMIMFLRVGMLNIPVWETALGITILVGTIVFLAIFGARVYRGGVLMYGKSNSFKDIKKALQLTKKE; encoded by the coding sequence ATGAATAAGTTTTGGATTATTTTATTTCATACGTATTTAAGTAAAATAAAAACAAAGTCATTTTTGATTACCACATTGTTGACGCTATTAATCACTGTAGCGTTAACCAATATGAGTAATATCATTGAAGTTTTTGATAAAGGCGGAGATAAAGAAAAGGTTGCTGTATTAGATGAAACAGGACAGCTATATCAACCGCTTAAAGAGCAAATGAGTACATTAAATAAAAACCTTCAACTGACAGAGTTTGACGGCACCGATAAAGAGGCAGAAAAGGCAGTAGAAGAAGGAGAATATACAGGATTTGTCCAGCTTCGTTATAATGCAGAGCAATTGCCTGAAGCTACCTATAAAGCAATGAGTGTTGCTGAGTCAGCAATATTTACTGATCTTCAGGCAGGACTTCAGCAAATGAAAACGATGTTAGCAGCTTCAAAAATTAATCTAACGCCTGAGCAGCTTGGGCAACTATATGAACCAGTGTCTTTCGAGAAAATTGCTCTGGAAGAAAATGCAAAAACAGAGGAAGAATTGAATCAAGCTAGGGGACTTGTTTATGTCCTGCTGTTTATCATTTATTTTGCTGTTATTATGTATGCCAATATGATTGCAATGGAAGTGGCTACTGAGAAGTCCTCGAGAGTAATGGAAATTATGATATCCAGCGTATCGCCAATCAAGCAGATGTTTGCAAAAATACTAGGTATTGGTCTGTTAAGCCTAACTCAACTTGCAGTACTTTTATCGGTAGGATATTTCTCCATAAAACGGAATTTATCTTCTCTAGAAGGCGGTTTTTTTGATGCATTTGGATTTGGTAATATTTCGTTATCAACCATTGCATATGCTGTTATTTTCTTTATTCTAGGCTATTTCCTCTATGCTACCCTTGCTGCCTTTTTAGGTTCGTTGGTAAGCCGGATTGAGGATGTACAACAAATGATTACGCCAATGACATTACTTGTTGTTGCAGGTTTTATGATTGCGATGTTTGGGCTTGGCAAGCCGGATTCACCATTTATCGTTATAACCTCCTATATACCATTTTTCACCCCAATGATTATGTTTTTACGGGTAGGAATGTTAAATATTCCTGTTTGGGAAACGGCATTAGGAATAACCATCTTGGTGGGAACAATTGTATTTTTAGCTATCTTTGGCGCTCGAGTCTATCGCGGCGGTGTACTCATGTACGGAAAATCAAATTCCTTCAAGGATATTAAAAAGGCATTACAATTAACCAAAAAAGAATAA
- a CDS encoding ABC transporter ATP-binding protein, whose amino-acid sequence MVLKLEHVTKRFGDFTAVKDLSITIPESEMFGFLGANGAGKTTTFRMILGLLDSSDGRITWDGKPINYSTSHLVGYLPEERGLYPKLKVSEQIVYLARLRGMPKSEAVSELKNWLEKFKVPEYENKKVEELSKGNQQKIQFIAAVIHKPKLLILDEPFSGLDPVNVEMLKEAVLSLKEKGTTIVFASHQMHHVEEMCEHLCIMHKGAPVVHGSLKEIKRAFGKKNLVIHADFPLEFLKNYPGVVKTKSTAEGIHLQIEGEYIAEKILKDIVNRGFIRKFDLEEPSLNDIFIEKVGDSYE is encoded by the coding sequence ATGGTCTTAAAACTTGAACATGTAACAAAACGATTTGGCGATTTTACTGCTGTAAAGGATTTATCTATCACTATACCAGAATCAGAAATGTTTGGCTTTTTAGGAGCAAACGGTGCAGGGAAGACAACAACGTTTCGAATGATCTTAGGGCTGCTGGATTCTAGTGATGGAAGAATCACCTGGGACGGGAAGCCAATCAATTATTCCACAAGCCATTTAGTTGGTTATCTTCCTGAAGAAAGAGGTTTGTACCCAAAATTAAAAGTTAGCGAACAAATTGTTTACCTAGCGAGATTAAGAGGAATGCCGAAAAGTGAAGCAGTTTCTGAATTAAAAAATTGGCTGGAGAAATTTAAAGTTCCAGAATATGAAAATAAAAAAGTAGAAGAACTTTCAAAAGGAAACCAACAGAAAATTCAATTCATTGCGGCAGTCATACATAAACCAAAATTATTGATTCTCGATGAGCCCTTCAGTGGTTTGGATCCTGTAAACGTCGAAATGCTTAAAGAAGCAGTTCTCTCATTAAAGGAAAAGGGAACAACGATAGTATTTGCAAGCCATCAAATGCACCATGTAGAAGAAATGTGTGAGCATCTTTGTATTATGCATAAAGGAGCCCCAGTTGTCCACGGTTCATTAAAAGAAATAAAACGGGCCTTTGGTAAAAAGAACCTGGTTATTCATGCCGATTTTCCATTGGAATTTCTAAAGAATTATCCAGGGGTAGTGAAGACTAAATCGACAGCAGAAGGAATCCATCTCCAAATTGAAGGAGAATATATAGCTGAAAAAATCCTTAAAGATATCGTTAATAGAGGCTTCATCCGAAAATTTGATCTTGAAGAGCCTTCTTTAAATGACATTTTCATTGAGAAAGTAGGTGATTCCTATGAATAA
- a CDS encoding YhzD family protein, which produces MKTYKLTAFEANGEKLVDEAFQADHDEAAKELAEKMLAEKNLLEKTHRCTSPSGKLILFHS; this is translated from the coding sequence ATGAAGACTTACAAATTAACAGCCTTTGAAGCAAACGGGGAAAAATTAGTAGATGAAGCGTTTCAAGCCGATCATGACGAGGCAGCAAAGGAATTAGCAGAAAAAATGTTAGCAGAAAAGAATTTACTCGAGAAAACACATCGCTGCACATCACCAAGCGGGAAACTCATATTATTCCATTCCTAA